From Acidobacteriota bacterium, a single genomic window includes:
- a CDS encoding lytic transglycosylase domain-containing protein, whose amino-acid sequence MNRFSLRTALATLATFFFLLTSVSSEPPLQDGLEALPNPEEVAILDELSLWLDDSDQGSLQAMSPNDVRTAVVAQPQTFEVFRSYNAKEDNHRYLEQMPFGSEIVEAAERYELDSLLVAAMVQVESGFRPGAVSPVGAVGLMQVMPATGTLYQSTELEDPRINLDVGSRYMRSLLNSYDGDLELALAAYNAGPGNVRRYGGIPPFRETQNYVAKVISTYVDIHRGVWDDTGASDLLVLR is encoded by the coding sequence ATGAACCGGTTCTCACTCAGAACGGCGCTGGCCACCCTGGCGACGTTCTTCTTTCTTCTGACCTCGGTCAGCTCCGAGCCCCCTCTGCAGGACGGCCTCGAAGCGCTGCCCAACCCGGAAGAGGTGGCGATCCTCGATGAGCTGTCCCTCTGGCTCGACGACTCGGACCAGGGCAGCCTGCAGGCGATGAGCCCGAACGACGTCCGCACCGCGGTGGTGGCTCAGCCTCAGACCTTCGAGGTCTTCCGCAGCTACAACGCCAAAGAAGACAACCACCGCTACCTCGAGCAGATGCCCTTCGGCAGCGAGATCGTCGAAGCGGCCGAGCGCTACGAGCTCGACAGCCTGTTGGTCGCCGCCATGGTGCAGGTCGAATCGGGATTCCGGCCCGGCGCCGTATCGCCGGTCGGTGCCGTCGGCCTGATGCAGGTGATGCCCGCCACGGGCACGCTCTATCAGTCGACGGAGCTCGAAGACCCGCGCATCAACCTGGACGTCGGTAGCCGCTACATGCGCAGCCTGCTCAACTCCTATGACGGCGATCTGGAGCTCGCCCTGGCGGCCTACAACGCCGGTCCCGGCAACGTTCGCCGATACGGCGGCATTCCGCCCTTCCGCGAGACCCAGAACTATGTCGCCAAGGTGATCTCGACCTACGTCGACATCCACCGCGGCGTGTGGGACGACACCGGCGCCTCCGACCTGCTGGTACTGCGCTGA
- the rpe gene encoding ribulose-phosphate 3-epimerase → MKIAPSLLAADLADLAGALAICEKGAADLIHVDVMDGHFVPNLTFGIPVIEALRRRTEIPLDVHLMVEQPGRLLDEYLAAGSTAVAVHWEACRHLHRVIDRIQGQGAAAGVALNPATPIELLDDILGDLDFVLLMSVNPGFGGQAFIPGVLDKSRRLRRRLAERELDVVISIDGGIDRDTIGPAKAAGIEIAVAGSAIFGTPDPVAAIHELRERSQNSPSE, encoded by the coding sequence ATGAAGATCGCTCCCTCCCTGCTCGCCGCCGATCTCGCGGATCTGGCCGGCGCCCTCGCCATTTGCGAAAAGGGCGCCGCCGACCTGATTCACGTCGACGTGATGGACGGCCACTTCGTGCCCAACTTGACCTTCGGCATTCCGGTCATCGAAGCACTGCGACGCCGCACCGAGATCCCCCTCGACGTCCACCTGATGGTGGAGCAGCCGGGCCGCCTGCTCGACGAGTACCTGGCGGCCGGCTCGACCGCCGTCGCCGTGCACTGGGAGGCCTGCCGCCATCTCCACCGGGTGATCGATCGCATCCAGGGTCAAGGCGCCGCCGCCGGGGTGGCTCTCAACCCGGCAACGCCGATCGAGCTCCTCGATGACATCCTCGGAGATCTCGACTTCGTCCTGCTGATGTCCGTCAACCCGGGATTCGGCGGCCAAGCATTCATCCCCGGTGTCCTCGACAAGAGCCGGCGACTGCGTCGTCGGCTGGCGGAACGGGAGCTCGATGTGGTGATCTCGATCGATGGCGGCATCGACCGCGATACCATCGGACCGGCGAAGGCCGCCGGAATCGAGATCGCCGTCGCCGGCTCGGCCATCTTCGGCACCCCGGACCCGGTGGCAGCCATCCACGAGCTGCGCGAGCGATCCCAGAATTCTCCCTCGGAGTAA
- a CDS encoding helix-turn-helix domain-containing protein: MKQPSLNRRLNQIVDELVDRGMTLAQARREFERQFIVASLRSNGGNICRSARSLGVHRNTLRNKVSNLGIGVNNARSAAPQQASDKS; the protein is encoded by the coding sequence GTGAAGCAGCCAAGCCTCAACCGCCGCCTGAACCAAATCGTCGATGAATTGGTTGACCGGGGCATGACCCTGGCCCAAGCTCGACGCGAGTTCGAGCGCCAGTTCATCGTCGCCTCGCTGCGCTCAAACGGCGGTAATATCTGCCGTTCTGCGCGCAGCCTCGGGGTGCATCGCAACACCCTGCGCAACAAAGTCTCGAATCTCGGGATCGGCGTGAACAACGCGCGCTCGGCGGCGCCCCAGCAGGCCTCCGACAAGAGCTGA
- a CDS encoding site-2 protease family protein, giving the protein MFNDFLYMLFAFPFALGVIIFVHEAGHLLVAKAFNVRVHTFSLGFGKRLWGFRRGETDYRVSLIPLGGYVKLGGEMPDEATGDPREFLAKPRWQRILVYLAGPAMNVVLAIALIAGVFMVGTTTSDLPDIEAVIGGVIEGSSAEEAGLQRGDRVLAVDGEPVERWAQVSLALLTSPDRAVELTLERQGRTLQAAVTPNRLDKYEIGDLAGLYPSVRPSITRVEKDSPAARGGLEVGDQLTSVDGRPVNDGKSFADHIAAHAETEVVLGVLRKQRPVELRVTPKTDDQGRGLIGVGLGFYQRYGLVDAVVQSCRYNLQIVQQTFVVLDRIFKRRLSAKGALAGPIEIAVQSGQAAQTGFKNLLHLMGLLSISIALVNLLPIPILDGGQITILLVESVLRRDLSLRFKEIVAQVGFVLIMLLTVTVIYFDLAKNLPFGGS; this is encoded by the coding sequence ATGTTCAACGACTTCCTCTACATGCTGTTCGCTTTCCCCTTCGCCCTCGGCGTGATCATCTTCGTTCACGAAGCGGGACATCTGCTGGTGGCCAAGGCTTTCAACGTCCGAGTGCACACCTTCTCCCTCGGCTTCGGCAAGCGTCTGTGGGGGTTCCGTCGTGGCGAGACCGATTACCGGGTCTCCCTGATCCCCCTCGGCGGCTACGTCAAGCTCGGCGGCGAGATGCCGGACGAAGCCACCGGCGATCCACGGGAGTTTCTCGCCAAGCCGCGCTGGCAGCGCATTCTGGTCTACCTGGCGGGTCCGGCGATGAACGTGGTGCTGGCCATCGCCCTGATCGCCGGCGTTTTCATGGTCGGTACGACGACCTCCGACCTGCCCGACATCGAGGCCGTGATCGGAGGAGTGATCGAGGGTTCCTCGGCCGAAGAAGCAGGCTTGCAGCGAGGCGACCGGGTGCTCGCCGTCGACGGCGAGCCGGTCGAGCGCTGGGCCCAGGTCTCCCTCGCCCTGCTGACCTCGCCGGATCGTGCCGTCGAGCTCACTCTCGAGCGTCAAGGCCGAACGCTGCAGGCCGCGGTCACCCCCAATCGCCTCGACAAGTACGAGATCGGCGACCTCGCCGGCCTCTACCCGTCGGTACGCCCGAGCATCACCCGGGTCGAAAAAGACAGCCCCGCCGCCCGCGGCGGCCTCGAGGTCGGCGATCAGCTCACCAGCGTCGACGGCCGACCGGTCAACGACGGCAAATCCTTCGCCGACCACATCGCGGCCCACGCCGAAACCGAGGTCGTGCTGGGCGTGCTGCGCAAGCAACGCCCGGTGGAGCTGCGCGTCACGCCGAAAACGGACGATCAAGGGCGTGGTCTCATCGGCGTCGGCCTGGGCTTCTATCAGCGCTACGGGCTGGTCGACGCGGTGGTCCAGAGCTGCCGCTACAACCTCCAGATCGTGCAGCAGACCTTCGTCGTCCTCGACCGCATCTTCAAGCGTCGGCTGTCCGCCAAGGGCGCCCTGGCGGGGCCCATCGAGATCGCCGTGCAGAGCGGTCAAGCGGCCCAGACCGGCTTCAAGAACCTGCTCCACCTGATGGGCTTGCTGAGTATCAGCATCGCCCTGGTCAACCTGCTGCCGATCCCGATCCTCGACGGCGGCCAGATCACTATCCTGTTGGTCGAGAGCGTGCTGCGCCGTGACCTCTCGCTGCGCTTCAAGGAAATCGTCGCCCAGGTCGGATTCGTGCTGATCATGCTCTTGACGGTGACGGTGATCTACTTCGACCTGGCCAAGAACCTGCCCTTCGGGGGCTCCTGA
- a CDS encoding isoprenyl transferase, whose amino-acid sequence MIDLSTLAEPGSPEELLVRRLDLERLPRHVGIIMDGNGRWARGRNMPRVEGHRAGIASVRDTVEAAARLDFEVLTLYAFSVENWKRPRFEVWTLMNLLKEYVRRELDTLVKNRIRLQVLGRWRELDPSVINVLEGALEATQDGDRMCLNIALNYSGRCEIVDACRRIVTDWAAGKPADIDEETLGRYLYTSGQPDPDLLIRTSGEMRVSNFLLWQIAYSEIWVTETLWPDFRRRHLFEAILDFQSRDRRFGAVKDSESPESQASGRR is encoded by the coding sequence ATGATCGATCTCTCTACACTCGCCGAGCCCGGATCGCCGGAAGAGCTCCTCGTCCGGCGGCTCGATCTCGAACGGCTTCCGCGCCATGTCGGTATCATCATGGACGGCAATGGTCGCTGGGCTCGGGGTCGCAATATGCCACGGGTCGAGGGTCACCGCGCCGGCATCGCGTCGGTCCGCGACACCGTCGAGGCGGCCGCCCGCCTCGACTTCGAGGTCCTCACCCTCTACGCCTTTTCGGTCGAGAACTGGAAGCGGCCGCGCTTCGAGGTCTGGACGCTGATGAACCTGCTGAAGGAGTACGTTCGGCGGGAGCTCGACACGCTGGTCAAGAACCGCATTCGACTGCAGGTGCTGGGCCGCTGGCGGGAGCTCGACCCCTCGGTGATCAACGTCCTCGAAGGTGCCCTCGAGGCCACCCAGGACGGCGATCGCATGTGCCTCAACATCGCCCTCAACTACTCCGGCCGCTGCGAGATCGTCGATGCCTGCCGCCGCATCGTCACCGACTGGGCCGCCGGCAAGCCGGCCGATATCGACGAGGAAACCCTCGGCCGCTATCTCTACACGTCGGGTCAACCGGACCCGGACCTGTTGATCCGCACCTCCGGCGAGATGCGGGTCAGCAACTTCCTGCTCTGGCAGATTGCGTACTCCGAGATCTGGGTCACCGAAACCCTATGGCCCGATTTCCGGCGCCGCCATCTCTTCGAAGCCATCCTCGACTTTCAGAGCCGGGATCGCCGATTCGGCGCCGTCAAGGATTCCGAGTCCCCCGAAAGCCAGGCTTCCGGTCGCCGCTAG
- the truA gene encoding tRNA pseudouridine(38-40) synthase TruA, with translation MVVYRLTLSYRGGAYHGWQRQANGRTVQEMVETALGELLERPITVHGASRTDAGVHARGQAAHLQLEEPFATGGLIHGTNRHLPADIRVLAADRMPDGFHAQRHAAGKEYRYRLIRGRILSPLDAPFAVPVRPEIDLTRLRRAAAALVGRHDFTAFALAGGSHQQPFRHIWQADWLENGRELVFRVCGDGFLRGMVRSLVGTQLDVGLGRRSPDSFAALLEGRPRSAGGPTAPAHGLCLMGVFYEPPWSPMKPDDMVT, from the coding sequence ATGGTCGTCTACCGGCTGACCCTCTCCTATCGCGGCGGCGCCTACCACGGCTGGCAACGGCAGGCCAACGGCCGCACCGTTCAGGAGATGGTCGAGACCGCCCTCGGCGAGCTCCTCGAGCGACCGATCACGGTTCACGGCGCCAGCCGCACGGACGCCGGGGTGCACGCCCGCGGCCAGGCGGCGCATCTGCAGCTCGAAGAGCCCTTCGCCACCGGCGGCCTGATTCACGGCACCAACCGCCACCTACCGGCAGATATACGTGTCCTGGCGGCGGACCGGATGCCGGACGGATTCCACGCCCAGCGCCACGCCGCCGGCAAGGAGTACCGATATCGCCTGATCCGCGGCCGGATCTTGTCGCCCCTCGATGCTCCCTTCGCGGTTCCGGTACGGCCGGAAATCGACCTCACGCGCTTGCGTCGCGCCGCCGCCGCCCTCGTCGGGCGCCACGATTTCACCGCCTTCGCCCTTGCTGGCGGCTCCCACCAGCAACCGTTTCGCCACATTTGGCAGGCAGACTGGCTGGAGAACGGGAGGGAGCTGGTTTTCCGAGTTTGCGGCGACGGCTTCCTTCGGGGTATGGTCCGCAGCCTCGTCGGTACGCAGCTCGACGTCGGCCTCGGACGGCGCTCTCCGGACTCCTTTGCGGCGCTCCTCGAGGGCCGACCGAGGAGCGCTGGAGGACCTACGGCCCCGGCCCACGGCTTGTGCCTGATGGGGGTTTTCTACGAACCACCATGGAGCCCGATGAAACCTGACGATATGGTAACTTAG
- a CDS encoding PASTA domain-containing protein — protein sequence MSPVLAKALRILGRLAYVGALAGVFLLAAYLSFNAFVRSGATAAPDLAGLPRQTAIDLLADHGLSARVLEESARFDGAIAAGHVVEQQPRARTLVKRGSTVQLVLSLGPQKTQVPSLRGQSLQSAQVALANSGLALGRTLRVYEPTLEPGTVVEQAPATGEVVPPGATVDALLSLGGSAERYIMPDLVYRDYETVRRFFENRKFRLGSVKFETYEGARDGAILRQFPLAGHPLTRREAISLVVATPPAAATEEDL from the coding sequence ATGTCGCCGGTGCTCGCAAAGGCCCTCCGGATCCTCGGCAGGCTCGCCTACGTGGGCGCCCTGGCGGGGGTTTTCCTGCTCGCCGCCTACCTGTCCTTCAACGCCTTCGTGCGCAGTGGCGCCACCGCCGCTCCAGATCTCGCGGGCCTGCCGCGCCAGACCGCCATCGACCTGCTCGCCGATCACGGGTTGAGCGCCCGAGTGCTCGAGGAGTCGGCGCGCTTCGATGGCGCCATCGCCGCTGGACACGTCGTCGAACAGCAGCCCCGGGCCCGCACCCTGGTGAAGCGCGGCAGCACGGTGCAGCTCGTCCTTTCCCTCGGCCCCCAGAAGACGCAAGTGCCCAGCCTGCGCGGTCAGTCCCTGCAATCGGCTCAGGTCGCCCTCGCCAATTCGGGCCTCGCCCTCGGTCGGACGCTGCGGGTGTACGAGCCCACCCTCGAGCCCGGCACGGTGGTCGAGCAGGCTCCGGCCACCGGCGAGGTAGTGCCGCCGGGAGCGACCGTCGACGCCCTGCTGTCTCTCGGCGGCTCGGCGGAGCGCTACATCATGCCGGATCTGGTCTACCGTGACTACGAGACCGTGCGCCGCTTCTTCGAAAACCGCAAGTTTCGTCTCGGCAGCGTCAAGTTCGAGACCTACGAAGGCGCTCGGGATGGAGCCATCCTGCGTCAGTTCCCCCTCGCCGGACACCCCTTGACCCGGCGCGAGGCCATTTCCCTGGTGGTCGCGACGCCGCCCGCAGCCGCCACCGAAGAGGACCTATGA
- the tatA gene encoding twin-arginine translocase TatA/TatE family subunit, which yields MGPLGFQELLIVLFILVLLFGATKLPQIGRGLGEGIRNFKRGVREPEPDKIEDGDEAAKSR from the coding sequence ATGGGACCGTTAGGTTTTCAAGAGCTATTGATCGTGCTGTTCATCTTGGTGCTGCTCTTCGGGGCCACCAAGCTGCCCCAGATCGGTCGTGGGCTCGGCGAAGGGATTCGCAACTTCAAGCGGGGAGTTCGGGAGCCCGAGCCGGACAAGATCGAAGACGGCGACGAGGCTGCCAAGTCGCGCTGA
- the ybgF gene encoding tol-pal system protein YbgF — protein MRALAAIVAVGLLTGACTSAKGPSARPVDDVAELKARVLELQRKAAVSEIELERLRQQVARLESRLDNSTAGERPRAAESSREVAPPRSRPEPPPTRPAVASPAPPVAAGNIEEETLEGEDLPEIEIERPAPAPPARPVVEASPPPRTAAPPPATAVEQPVQAEAQELYDEGYARYHQSRYRDAEASFQRFLAASPGSSLADNAQYWIGEARFARGDLRGALAAFRETVSRFPEGNKVPDALLKAGQCLERLGDVNGARTTYREVVRQFPTSAASVVAEERIERLP, from the coding sequence ATGAGAGCGCTGGCCGCGATCGTCGCCGTCGGGCTGCTGACCGGGGCTTGTACCTCGGCCAAGGGGCCATCGGCTCGCCCCGTCGACGACGTTGCCGAGCTCAAGGCCCGGGTGCTCGAGCTGCAGCGCAAAGCGGCGGTCAGCGAAATCGAGCTGGAGCGACTGCGCCAGCAGGTCGCACGGCTCGAGAGCCGCCTCGACAACAGTACCGCCGGCGAGCGCCCGCGCGCCGCCGAGAGCTCGCGGGAAGTCGCGCCGCCGAGGTCACGACCGGAGCCACCACCAACGCGGCCGGCGGTCGCTTCCCCGGCACCGCCGGTGGCGGCGGGAAACATCGAAGAGGAGACCCTCGAAGGCGAGGATCTCCCGGAGATCGAGATCGAGCGACCGGCGCCGGCGCCGCCAGCGCGGCCGGTAGTCGAGGCCAGCCCGCCGCCGCGCACCGCCGCCCCCCCGCCGGCAACCGCGGTCGAGCAGCCGGTCCAGGCCGAGGCCCAGGAGCTCTACGACGAGGGCTACGCCCGGTACCACCAGAGCCGCTATCGCGACGCCGAGGCCAGCTTCCAACGGTTCCTGGCGGCGAGCCCAGGATCGAGCTTGGCGGACAACGCTCAGTACTGGATCGGTGAAGCGCGCTTTGCTCGCGGCGACCTGCGTGGGGCTCTGGCGGCCTTCCGCGAGACCGTCAGTCGCTTTCCGGAAGGCAACAAAGTGCCGGATGCGCTGCTCAAGGCGGGACAGTGCCTCGAGCGCCTGGGCGACGTCAACGGCGCTCGCACCACCTATCGAGAGGTGGTGCGGCAGTTCCCCACCAGTGCCGCATCGGTGGTCGCCGAAGAACGGATCGAGCGTCTTCCTTAG
- a CDS encoding LysM peptidoglycan-binding domain-containing protein — translation MYKRPFVLLSGLALAMGCTLTLASVCLADGPPPRNLQKVGDHWTAWNPPVPPEGAEVYIIERGDTLWDLATRFYGDPYLWPQIWEQNQYILDAHWIYPGDPLVVTVEVTTADTLSEGLGEGAGGADDSFGEDVGDFLSADSAASAPGPLGGESDIDCTGFVGELNEQFPYRIIGSEFQALSPSLENLGGTAAASYKGLYGTDTVKVGMMNGDIIYLDGGRAGGMSPGQVYTAIGEGPKIRHPIDNKMFGRQYNYLGRVRVLSVQEDTAIAEVSHTCAPVVVGAQLKLHEVEPVPLGRRTRMRPVNLPPRPEELADAPVILAGDHNLITLGEDSVVFIDRGENADLVPGDIYTIYRLNRDNLPPVVLGEVAILSVHSRSSVGKILTSRYTVYPGDRLELK, via the coding sequence ATGTACAAGCGTCCGTTCGTGTTGCTCTCGGGTCTCGCCCTGGCGATGGGATGTACCCTGACGTTGGCGAGTGTCTGCCTGGCCGATGGGCCGCCCCCCCGCAACCTCCAGAAGGTCGGCGATCACTGGACCGCTTGGAACCCTCCGGTGCCGCCGGAAGGCGCCGAGGTCTACATCATCGAGCGCGGCGACACGCTGTGGGACCTGGCCACTCGCTTCTACGGCGATCCCTACCTGTGGCCACAGATCTGGGAACAGAATCAGTACATTCTCGATGCTCACTGGATCTATCCCGGCGATCCCCTGGTGGTGACCGTCGAAGTGACCACCGCCGACACCCTGAGCGAGGGCCTCGGTGAGGGAGCCGGTGGCGCCGATGACAGCTTCGGCGAAGACGTCGGCGACTTCCTTTCCGCCGACTCGGCGGCCTCCGCGCCGGGCCCCCTGGGCGGCGAGTCGGACATCGACTGCACCGGCTTCGTGGGCGAGCTCAACGAGCAGTTCCCCTACCGCATCATCGGCTCCGAGTTCCAGGCTCTCTCCCCCAGCCTCGAGAACCTCGGCGGCACTGCGGCGGCGAGCTACAAGGGCCTCTACGGCACCGACACGGTCAAGGTCGGCATGATGAACGGCGACATCATCTATCTCGATGGCGGTCGCGCCGGCGGCATGTCTCCGGGACAGGTCTACACCGCGATCGGCGAGGGCCCCAAGATTCGCCACCCGATCGACAACAAGATGTTCGGCCGACAGTACAACTACCTTGGGCGGGTGCGAGTGCTGTCGGTTCAGGAAGACACGGCCATCGCCGAGGTCTCCCACACCTGCGCTCCGGTGGTGGTCGGAGCCCAGCTCAAGCTGCACGAAGTCGAGCCGGTTCCCCTCGGCCGGCGCACCCGCATGCGCCCCGTCAACCTGCCTCCACGGCCCGAGGAGCTCGCCGACGCGCCGGTGATTCTGGCTGGCGATCACAACCTGATCACTCTCGGCGAAGACAGCGTGGTCTTCATCGACCGCGGCGAGAACGCCGACCTGGTGCCCGGCGACATCTACACCATCTATCGCCTCAACCGCGACAACCTACCGCCGGTGGTGCTCGGCGAAGTGGCGATCTTGAGCGTCCACAGCCGCTCCTCCGTGGGCAAGATCCTGACCTCCCGCTACACCGTCTACCCGGGTGACCGGCTGGAGCTGAAATAG
- a CDS encoding phosphatidate cytidylyltransferase, giving the protein MQRLLTAAVLAPPFVASMFWGPWQVFMAIIVLGISLAAWEFGRIARPAGGRGVLALLPILIPLAAAALAVGPQHPRVVFSLAVGLVLVPACLVLFERSDLSKALAGVGALTFGTLYFAVPMLVCFRLRQFDSWVVFLGFAIVFLGDTGAYYFGRAFGRRKLAPRVSPNKSWEGAFGGLAVALLVTALWSLGRFEEIRWPLIGLAAVTSIAAQLGDLVESMFKRGSGIKDSGTLLPGHGGAYDRIDGLLFGLPVLWLGAQWLGIEALLP; this is encoded by the coding sequence ATGCAGCGCCTCCTGACCGCCGCGGTGCTCGCACCGCCATTCGTGGCCTCTATGTTCTGGGGGCCCTGGCAGGTCTTCATGGCGATCATCGTTCTCGGCATCAGCCTCGCCGCCTGGGAGTTCGGCCGCATCGCTCGCCCTGCCGGCGGCCGAGGCGTTCTCGCCCTGCTGCCGATTCTGATTCCCTTGGCCGCCGCCGCTCTGGCGGTCGGTCCACAGCACCCACGGGTGGTTTTTTCCTTGGCCGTCGGCCTGGTGTTGGTGCCCGCCTGCTTGGTGCTGTTCGAGCGCTCGGACCTCTCCAAGGCCCTCGCCGGCGTCGGCGCCCTGACCTTCGGAACGCTCTATTTCGCTGTCCCAATGCTGGTCTGTTTTCGCCTGCGGCAGTTCGACTCCTGGGTGGTCTTTCTGGGCTTCGCCATCGTGTTCCTCGGGGACACCGGGGCCTACTACTTCGGACGCGCCTTCGGGCGCCGAAAGCTGGCCCCGCGGGTGAGCCCGAACAAGAGCTGGGAGGGCGCCTTCGGCGGCCTCGCCGTCGCCCTCCTGGTGACCGCCCTGTGGAGCCTCGGTCGCTTCGAGGAGATCCGCTGGCCGCTGATCGGCCTCGCCGCCGTCACCTCCATCGCCGCCCAGCTCGGAGACCTGGTGGAGTCGATGTTCAAGCGCGGCTCCGGCATCAAGGACTCCGGCACCCTGTTACCGGGCCATGGCGGCGCCTACGACCGCATCGACGGGCTGCTCTTCGGCCTGCCGGTGCTATGGCTCGGCGCCCAATGGCTCGGTATCGAGGCACTGCTGCCGTAG
- the bamD gene encoding outer membrane protein assembly factor BamD: protein MNRLTLMLAVVLLCLPATACRSGVKEDPILRLAAQESLDEGKRLMAEEKFSRARRYLSHAFEVEPNSLSGREALLLLADSFYLDGGVLNYIQSESKYRDFLNRFPTSNLAAYAQYQIANSLAERMEKPDRDQSATEKALQAYRELIRLYPTSDYTAEARTQIVRVLDNLAEHEFVVGNYYLRRPIPLAAIERFKGLLASYPEYSQRDKVLFHLAKAYGLSFREEHAGKAEETFELLRQQFPESEWIAEIPKQKDNS, encoded by the coding sequence ATGAACCGTCTGACCCTCATGCTCGCCGTCGTCCTGCTGTGTCTGCCGGCCACGGCCTGTCGCAGCGGCGTCAAGGAAGATCCCATCCTGCGCCTCGCCGCCCAGGAATCTCTCGACGAGGGCAAGCGCCTGATGGCCGAGGAGAAGTTCTCTCGCGCCCGGCGCTACCTCTCCCACGCCTTCGAGGTCGAGCCCAACTCCCTGAGCGGTCGCGAAGCGCTGCTCTTGCTCGCCGACAGCTTCTATCTCGACGGCGGTGTGCTCAATTACATCCAGTCCGAATCGAAGTACCGAGACTTCCTGAATCGCTTTCCGACCAGCAACCTGGCGGCCTACGCGCAGTACCAGATCGCCAACAGCCTGGCCGAGCGGATGGAGAAGCCGGATCGCGATCAATCCGCCACCGAGAAGGCTCTGCAGGCCTACCGCGAGCTGATTCGCCTCTACCCGACGAGCGACTACACGGCCGAGGCCCGCACCCAGATCGTCCGGGTCCTCGACAACCTCGCCGAGCACGAGTTCGTGGTCGGCAACTACTATCTGCGCCGCCCCATCCCGTTGGCCGCCATCGAGCGCTTCAAAGGGCTGTTGGCGAGCTACCCGGAGTACAGCCAGCGCGACAAGGTGCTGTTCCACCTTGCGAAGGCCTATGGCCTGAGCTTCCGCGAAGAGCACGCCGGCAAAGCCGAGGAGACCTTCGAGCTGCTGCGACAACAGTTCCCGGAAAGCGAGTGGATCGCCGAGATCCCGAAGCAGAAGGACAACTCATGA
- a CDS encoding phosphotransferase → MSPQDGLDRALLATWLGSVGKLEEVSTLAGDVGLRRYYRLSLGGFGSAVLATYPQALQGSYRRFERTTDIFEGLGIRVPRILLREPRQRWMLLEDLGPRTVYDLPFRWDVLEPYYRDALAIVERIATLPREAVAGLSEPLDRSLLERELNQTLEVFLQPAGLLDGGDHRRSVELAFSKLCDALAGDEVAACHRDFMVRNLVPLAGGRVAVLDHQDLRLGPAEYDSASLLNDSFFPEFGSDLYGPRSHTAAFHRAAAQRTLKAVGTYAAFARRGNDRHLGLIPRTLERACDHLAAWPETAGFAARVRAPWAVAAAAFC, encoded by the coding sequence ATGAGCCCGCAAGACGGCCTCGATCGCGCGCTTCTGGCAACCTGGCTCGGGTCCGTCGGCAAGCTCGAGGAGGTCTCGACGCTGGCCGGTGATGTCGGCCTGCGACGCTACTACCGCTTGTCCCTCGGGGGCTTCGGTAGCGCCGTTCTGGCCACCTATCCGCAGGCTTTGCAGGGCTCCTATCGGCGTTTCGAGCGCACCACCGACATCTTCGAGGGCCTCGGAATCCGAGTTCCTCGTATCCTGCTTCGAGAGCCCCGGCAACGCTGGATGCTGCTCGAAGATCTCGGACCCCGAACGGTCTACGATCTTCCCTTCCGATGGGACGTGCTCGAGCCCTACTACCGCGATGCTCTCGCCATCGTCGAACGCATCGCGACCTTGCCTCGGGAGGCGGTGGCGGGCCTCTCGGAGCCGCTCGATCGTTCGCTCCTCGAACGCGAGCTGAACCAGACCCTGGAGGTCTTCTTGCAGCCCGCAGGGCTGCTCGACGGGGGCGACCACCGGCGGTCGGTGGAGCTGGCCTTCTCGAAGCTGTGCGATGCCCTGGCTGGCGACGAGGTCGCTGCCTGTCACCGCGACTTCATGGTGCGCAACCTGGTGCCCTTGGCGGGGGGCCGGGTGGCGGTGCTGGACCATCAGGATCTGCGGCTGGGGCCGGCCGAGTACGATTCCGCTTCGCTGCTCAACGACAGCTTTTTCCCCGAGTTCGGGAGCGATCTCTACGGACCGCGGAGTCACACCGCCGCCTTTCATCGCGCCGCCGCGCAGCGAACTCTCAAGGCCGTCGGAACCTATGCCGCCTTCGCCCGCCGCGGCAACGATCGCCACTTGGGACTGATTCCTCGCACCTTGGAGCGGGCCTGCGACCACCTCGCAGCATGGCCCGAGACCGCTGGGTTCGCCGCTCGCGTGCGTGCTCCGTGGGCCGTGGCCGCGGCGGCCTTCTGCTAA